From the Pseudorca crassidens isolate mPseCra1 chromosome 18, mPseCra1.hap1, whole genome shotgun sequence genome, one window contains:
- the CCDC70 gene encoding coiled-coil domain-containing protein 70: MAQTPGLPLWDVILKGHVLSGAPTGLDQLTWTWPADLSSIAVTPASWLTKTMFPFKVSKWVEPACFHSLVVSSPSIRQKKLIHKLQEEKVFREEIRHFREKIEGFREEMRNFRGKICAFRGQILGIWEEERPFWEEEKTFWKEEKAFWEMEKSFWEEEKAFWKKYRIFWKEDKAFWKEDNALWERDRNLLQEDKALWGVEKALWEEESALLEEEKALWWKGVLRLWRSRGWQGGIATS, encoded by the coding sequence ATGGCACAGACTCCAGGGCTTCCGCTCTGGGATGTGATACTCAAGGGACATGTTCTCTCTGGTGCCCCCACAGGGTTGGACCAGCTGACCTGGACTTGGCCAGCAGACCTGTCCTCCATCGCAGTCACCCCAGCATCCTGGCTGACCAAGACCATGTTTCCCTTCAAGGTGAGCAAGTGGGTGGAGCCTGCCTGCTTCCACTCACTGGTGGTCTCCTCACCCAGCATTCGCCAGAAGAAACTAATCCACAAGCTGCAGGAAGAAAAGGTGTTTCGGGAAGAGATAAGACACTTCCGTGAGAAGATagaaggcttcagggaagagaTGCGGAATTTCCGTGGCAAGATCTGCGCTTTCAGGGGCCAGATCTTGGGCATTTGGGAAGAGGAGAGACCTTTCTGGGAAGAGgagaaaaccttctggaaagaggAAAAAGCCTTCTGGGAAATGGAAAAATCTTTCTGGGAAGAAGAGAAAGCCTTTTGGAAAAAGTACCGAATCTTCTGGAAGGAAGATAAGGCCTTCTGGAAGGAGGACAATGCCTTGTGGGAAAGAGACAGGAACCTCCTTCAGGAGGACAAGGCCCTGTGGGGGGTAGAAAAGGCCCTGTGGGAGGAGGAAAGCGCCCTTCTGGAGGAGGAGAAGGCCCTCTGGTGGAAGGGGGTGCTCAGGCTGTGGAGAAGCAGAGGCTGGCAGGGGGGCATTGCAACGTCATGA